The following are encoded in a window of Ruminiclostridium herbifermentans genomic DNA:
- the thiW gene encoding energy coupling factor transporter S component ThiW, with protein sequence MKINVKMIALSGLLIAVAVVGSTFSFPVGIAKCAPVQHMVNVIAGVMLGPFYAVVVAFAASCIRVIAGTGTLLAFPGSMVGALLCGLLYRKIPKVMSAVIGEVIGTGLFGAILAYPVAAFILEREAALFGFVIPFSISSFGGAAITAILIFALKRRTSLESIANKL encoded by the coding sequence ATGAAGATAAATGTTAAAATGATAGCCTTATCAGGATTACTTATAGCTGTAGCTGTTGTTGGTTCAACATTTTCATTTCCAGTGGGTATTGCTAAATGTGCGCCAGTACAGCATATGGTAAATGTTATAGCAGGTGTAATGTTAGGACCTTTCTATGCAGTAGTAGTGGCATTTGCAGCCTCATGTATTCGTGTTATAGCTGGTACGGGAACGCTGCTTGCATTTCCTGGAAGTATGGTGGGAGCATTGCTTTGCGGCTTATTGTATAGAAAAATTCCCAAAGTTATGAGTGCTGTAATAGGTGAAGTTATTGGTACAGGCTTATTTGGTGCAATTTTAGCATATCCTGTTGCAGCCTTTATTTTAGAGAGGGAAGCAGCACTTTTTGGATTTGTAATACCATTTAGTATTAGTTCATTTGGAGGTGCTGCAATTACTGCAATACTGATTTTTGCATTGAAGCGCAGAACATCATTAGAATCCATTGCTAATAAGCTATAA
- a CDS encoding NAD(P)/FAD-dependent oxidoreductase — MAANIENTFDIIIVGAGAVGCAIARELSRYNLKIAVFEKESDVASGTSGRNSAVVHAGFNNKPGSLMAKLCVEGNEGFEGVCKELDVPYKKTGKLIVAFDKSDFAGIDKLIENGRKNGVKGLEFIDAKTVKKMEPHVGGIGAMLSPNTAITNPFIYTVALAENAAVNGAKFYFNKEVKGISRQDKLFRVKAGDTYFYCRYLVNSAGLYSDKISSMAGEKGYKIYPCRGEYFILDKRTSQYLNMPVYPVPRPGIGGLGVHLTPTMEGNILIGPSAEYIKTKNDYSSTKKVMDQLFKEAKELLPPLSMRHIIRSYTGIRSKIVGPNTGGFGDFIIEESKVVPGLINLIGIESPGLTSSVPISRMVRDIIANKEDLKLKSDYISTRKGIVQFRELTIDQKEELISQYPEYGEIVCRCEGITKKEILDAINNPLGVTTLAGIKYRARPMMGRCQGGYCLTRIVDILNNEKGLPPEQITMRGKESKLFTGKVK, encoded by the coding sequence ATGGCAGCTAATATTGAAAATACATTTGACATAATAATAGTTGGTGCAGGCGCAGTTGGATGTGCCATAGCAAGGGAACTTTCAAGATACAATTTAAAAATTGCTGTATTCGAAAAGGAAAGTGATGTAGCTAGTGGAACTAGCGGAAGAAATAGCGCAGTTGTCCACGCTGGCTTTAATAACAAGCCGGGAAGTCTTATGGCGAAGCTTTGTGTTGAGGGAAATGAAGGTTTTGAAGGTGTTTGCAAAGAATTGGATGTGCCTTATAAAAAGACGGGAAAGCTAATTGTGGCTTTTGATAAAAGCGATTTTGCAGGCATAGACAAATTAATTGAAAATGGCAGAAAAAATGGTGTTAAAGGACTGGAGTTTATTGATGCTAAGACTGTTAAGAAAATGGAGCCTCATGTGGGAGGGATAGGAGCCATGCTATCCCCTAATACTGCAATAACAAATCCATTTATATACACTGTTGCACTTGCAGAAAATGCGGCCGTAAATGGTGCTAAGTTCTATTTTAATAAAGAGGTTAAAGGAATATCTAGGCAGGACAAGCTTTTTAGGGTTAAAGCAGGAGACACATATTTTTACTGTAGATACCTAGTTAACAGTGCAGGACTTTATTCTGATAAAATTTCATCTATGGCAGGTGAGAAGGGGTACAAAATTTATCCTTGCAGAGGAGAATATTTCATTCTTGACAAGAGAACCAGCCAATATCTTAATATGCCTGTATACCCTGTCCCAAGGCCTGGTATTGGCGGACTTGGGGTACACCTGACACCAACAATGGAAGGTAATATACTCATTGGACCTAGTGCTGAATACATAAAAACAAAGAATGACTACAGCTCAACTAAGAAAGTTATGGATCAGCTGTTCAAAGAAGCAAAGGAGCTGCTTCCACCTTTAAGCATGCGACATATTATCAGAAGCTATACAGGTATCAGGTCAAAAATTGTGGGGCCAAATACAGGTGGATTTGGAGATTTTATTATAGAAGAATCCAAAGTGGTTCCGGGATTAATTAATCTAATTGGCATAGAATCGCCGGGATTAACGTCCTCTGTACCTATTAGCAGAATGGTACGAGATATTATAGCAAACAAGGAAGACCTTAAGCTAAAAAGTGATTATATTTCTACAAGAAAGGGAATAGTTCAATTTAGAGAATTAACAATTGACCAAAAGGAAGAACTAATTAGCCAGTATCCTGAATATGGTGAAATAGTTTGCAGATGCGAAGGGATTACCAAAAAAGAGATACTTGATGCAATTAATAATCCTCTTGGAGTTACTACTTTAGCAGGAATTAAGTATCGTGCAAGACCTATGATGGGGCGATGCCAAGGAGGATATTGCCTAACAAGAATTGTTGACATTTTGAATAATGAGAAGGGCTTGCCACCTGAGCAAATAACAATGCGTGGAAAGGAATCAAAGCTTTTCACAGGTAAAGTTAAGTAA
- a CDS encoding 3D domain-containing protein, with protein sequence MPNNKEYNNEKSKSKASQNENDMEKVFKDLEDIFSENGPLAKVGEALSQLKELNIDLFNMLSNPNNSMSTKTDVPSDRESTSTKKKVSSSTKGKNKDSEGTDTEKGTKGKGSSEKESAGESMKIAKPYMFTKPISEGGMNYIINGENLNNFFGQWKASLTGSGTDGFTQWNMKVHMDFTITEEGIGLLSGCGTICVRTITLKASCDIDMGLKVTGTTKLIANENGNPQLILDTQCPELSNNFSLEMPKVRIDKSLPFCSGGNWPITLELNKVFGVFRFIENQHGDDLPIIPKEEKVINSEVLYRKKAKLTLTKDNQPISGIKVCIKSSRKEDKIIYVNDISDEKGEIVFNIETRKKGKAEIFVDEKDKIVYAKKETVTFNEAWYEEMFMITKYYIPVEKEFKSGKAGKGKNTMTKVGDEMHNSEFLAETRENGTGLAEGADGSDYYIDSKFKKKELKDLYRGRYGNVEARKTIAADPLIIPPLHNVYIKPLGKVKMVDIGGAIKNYRIDYFAGEGIDSLNSVKVLGEVLMDPVPGRNDDRKKQYFAYVKYLGTK encoded by the coding sequence ATGCCTAATAATAAAGAATATAATAATGAAAAGTCAAAAAGCAAAGCGTCGCAGAATGAGAATGATATGGAAAAGGTCTTCAAAGATTTAGAAGACATTTTTAGCGAAAATGGACCATTAGCTAAAGTGGGTGAAGCTCTTTCACAACTAAAGGAATTAAATATCGACCTGTTTAATATGCTGAGCAATCCTAATAATTCAATGAGCACTAAAACCGATGTTCCATCCGATAGGGAAAGTACTTCCACTAAAAAGAAAGTTTCATCTTCGACAAAAGGAAAAAATAAAGATTCCGAAGGTACTGATACTGAAAAAGGAACAAAAGGGAAAGGCAGTTCAGAAAAAGAAAGCGCGGGAGAGTCAATGAAAATCGCGAAGCCCTATATGTTCACAAAACCCATTAGTGAGGGCGGTATGAATTATATCATAAATGGAGAAAATCTTAATAATTTTTTCGGCCAGTGGAAAGCTTCATTAACGGGAAGCGGTACAGATGGATTTACACAATGGAATATGAAGGTTCATATGGATTTTACCATAACTGAAGAGGGAATAGGCTTATTGTCAGGCTGTGGTACAATATGTGTGAGAACTATAACCTTAAAAGCAAGCTGTGACATAGATATGGGATTGAAGGTGACAGGAACTACTAAACTCATTGCAAATGAAAACGGTAATCCCCAGCTGATTCTTGACACTCAGTGTCCTGAACTTTCAAATAACTTTTCGCTAGAAATGCCAAAAGTAAGAATTGATAAGTCGCTTCCCTTCTGCTCAGGTGGCAATTGGCCTATTACATTAGAGCTTAATAAGGTATTTGGAGTTTTTAGATTTATTGAGAACCAACATGGGGATGATTTACCAATTATACCGAAAGAAGAAAAAGTTATAAATAGTGAAGTCTTATACCGTAAAAAAGCAAAACTGACATTGACAAAAGATAATCAACCTATTTCAGGCATTAAAGTGTGTATTAAATCTTCAAGAAAAGAGGATAAGATTATTTATGTCAATGATATATCTGACGAAAAAGGTGAGATAGTCTTTAATATTGAAACCCGTAAAAAAGGAAAAGCAGAAATATTTGTAGATGAAAAGGATAAAATAGTATATGCTAAAAAAGAAACTGTAACTTTTAACGAAGCCTGGTATGAAGAAATGTTTATGATTACGAAATATTATATTCCTGTTGAAAAGGAATTTAAGAGTGGAAAAGCTGGCAAGGGCAAAAATACTATGACAAAGGTAGGCGATGAAATGCATAACAGTGAATTTCTAGCAGAGACACGTGAAAACGGTACAGGCTTAGCCGAAGGGGCAGACGGCAGTGATTATTACATAGACAGTAAATTTAAGAAAAAAGAATTGAAAGATTTGTATAGAGGACGTTATGGCAATGTTGAAGCACGCAAAACTATTGCTGCTGACCCACTGATAATTCCACCGCTGCATAATGTATACATTAAACCGTTGGGTAAAGTTAAGATGGTAGATATAGGAGGCGCTATCAAAAATTATCGTATTGACTATTTTGCAGGTGAAGGAATAGATAGTTTAAACTCTGTGAAAGTACTCGGGGAGGTTTTAATGGATCCGGTTCCCGGGCGTAATGACGACAGAAAAAAGCAATATTTTGCATATGTAAAGTATTTAGGTACAAAGTAA
- the thiC gene encoding phosphomethylpyrimidine synthase ThiC, giving the protein MNYKTQMEAAKKGIITNEMMLVSRKEKIDEKKLRDLIASGKVVIPANINHKSLSAEGIGEGLRTKINVNLGISGDCIDYSKEMEKVDLALKFGAEAIMDLSNYGKTNTFRTQLIERSPAMIGTVPMYDAIGYLEKDLLDIKAEDFLTIVEAHAKEGVDFMTIHAGINKRAIECFKRSKRLTNIVSRGGSLLFAWMEMTGNENPFFQYYDEVLEILREYDVTISLGDALRPGSINDSSDAGQLSELIELGNLTKRAWDKDVQVIVEGPGHMALNEIAANMTIQKRLCHGAPFYVLGPLVTDIAPGYDHITSAIGGAIAASSGADFLCYVTPAEHLRLPDLLDVREGIVASKIAAHAADIAKGIPGARELDNKMSDARRRIDWEEMFSYAIDGDKAREYFESSSPSEKHSCTMCGKMCALRTTNKILAGEKVEFCSEKLA; this is encoded by the coding sequence ATGAATTATAAAACACAGATGGAAGCAGCTAAAAAAGGAATTATCACCAATGAAATGATGTTAGTGTCAAGAAAAGAGAAAATTGATGAAAAAAAATTACGAGATTTGATTGCCAGCGGAAAGGTAGTAATTCCTGCAAATATTAATCACAAATCACTTAGTGCTGAAGGAATAGGAGAAGGACTCAGAACTAAGATTAATGTTAATTTAGGGATTTCAGGAGATTGCATTGATTATTCAAAAGAGATGGAAAAGGTTGATTTGGCTCTGAAATTTGGAGCAGAGGCAATTATGGATTTAAGTAATTACGGAAAGACAAATACTTTCAGAACTCAGCTAATTGAAAGATCTCCTGCTATGATTGGTACAGTACCTATGTACGATGCAATTGGCTATTTGGAAAAAGATTTATTGGACATCAAGGCAGAGGATTTTCTTACCATTGTAGAAGCTCACGCAAAAGAAGGCGTTGATTTTATGACCATTCATGCTGGAATAAACAAACGTGCAATTGAATGCTTTAAGCGCTCTAAAAGGCTTACCAATATTGTTTCTCGTGGTGGTTCTTTATTATTTGCATGGATGGAAATGACGGGAAATGAAAATCCGTTTTTCCAGTACTATGATGAGGTTTTAGAAATACTTAGGGAGTATGATGTTACAATAAGCCTTGGAGATGCATTACGTCCTGGTAGCATTAATGACAGCTCAGATGCAGGGCAATTAAGTGAACTAATTGAACTTGGCAATTTGACAAAAAGAGCATGGGACAAGGACGTTCAGGTAATAGTAGAAGGCCCGGGGCATATGGCATTAAATGAAATTGCTGCAAATATGACAATACAGAAAAGGTTATGTCATGGAGCGCCTTTTTATGTGTTGGGACCTCTTGTAACAGATATAGCCCCTGGATATGACCATATTACTTCTGCAATAGGCGGTGCAATTGCAGCTAGCAGCGGTGCTGATTTTCTATGCTATGTAACTCCAGCCGAACATTTGCGCCTTCCAGATTTATTAGATGTTCGAGAGGGAATAGTGGCATCAAAAATAGCAGCTCATGCAGCTGATATTGCAAAGGGTATTCCAGGCGCTCGGGAACTTGATAACAAAATGAGTGATGCCAGACGCCGCATTGATTGGGAGGAAATGTTCTCATATGCTATTGATGGAGATAAAGCAAGAGAGTACTTCGAAAGTTCTTCGCCTTCTGAAAAGCATTCATGTACCATGTGTGGAAAAATGTGTGCACTCAGAACAACAAATAAAATTTTAGCTGGCGAAAAGGTTGAATTTTGTTCTGAAAAGTTAGCTTAG
- a CDS encoding DUF1667 domain-containing protein has translation MSNNREIVCIVCPNGCRMNVQIDANNKVSLVENALCEKGKAYAIDEIQFPKRSLTSTIRVIDGELPLVSVRSDKPIPKEKIQCALAELRKIELKAPVEFHQVVISDLFGTGVNIITTKGVMNRT, from the coding sequence ATGAGTAACAATAGAGAGATAGTTTGTATAGTCTGTCCAAATGGTTGCAGAATGAATGTTCAAATTGATGCAAATAATAAAGTAAGTCTTGTTGAAAATGCCTTGTGTGAAAAGGGAAAAGCCTATGCGATAGATGAAATACAATTTCCTAAAAGAAGTTTAACCTCAACAATAAGAGTTATCGATGGGGAACTGCCGCTTGTCAGTGTTAGAAGTGATAAACCAATTCCAAAGGAAAAAATACAGTGTGCTCTTGCAGAACTCAGAAAGATAGAACTTAAGGCTCCTGTTGAGTTTCATCAGGTAGTAATATCGGACTTATTTGGAACAGGTGTAAATATAATAACAACAAAGGGAGTAATGAACAGAACTTAA
- a CDS encoding NAD(P)/FAD-dependent oxidoreductase, producing the protein MLIKKDLIIVGAGPAGLAAAIEAKKKGIDDVLVLERELNAGGILNQCIHDGFGLIRFKEALTGPEYAKRFIDEAKSLNIEIITNVMVQDISSDKVVTTISPSGIKTYKASAIILAMGCRERTRGAICIPGTRPAGVFTAGVAQNLVNLKNIMVGKRVVILGSGDIGLIMARRLTFEGAKVLAVVEKLPYSSGLQRNITQCLDDFGIPLLLSHTVIKIEGHERVKSVTIAKVDEQGNPIRGTSKKFECDTLILSVGLIPENELSLNAGVHIDDITGGARVDENLQTSVPGIFACGNVLQVHDLVDYVSAEGELAARTAVDYINGSIKNKSDITVIAGNGIRYVLPQSISPNKDITFSMRVTSPYKNKTIIFKDGNRQIKKKTFKALNPAEMVRIDLKAQDLNDVRNLEVFIDE; encoded by the coding sequence ATGTTAATAAAAAAAGACTTAATTATAGTTGGAGCGGGACCTGCTGGCCTAGCTGCTGCAATAGAGGCTAAGAAAAAGGGTATAGATGATGTATTGGTTCTTGAAAGAGAATTAAATGCTGGAGGAATACTAAATCAGTGTATTCATGATGGTTTTGGACTTATAAGGTTCAAGGAGGCTTTGACAGGCCCCGAGTATGCAAAACGATTCATTGATGAGGCAAAGTCGCTGAATATAGAGATAATTACAAATGTTATGGTTCAGGATATTAGTTCTGACAAGGTAGTTACAACTATTAGCCCTAGCGGAATTAAAACATATAAAGCCTCTGCAATAATACTTGCAATGGGATGCAGAGAGAGAACAAGGGGTGCTATATGCATTCCGGGAACACGCCCAGCAGGTGTATTTACAGCAGGAGTTGCGCAAAACCTTGTTAATCTCAAAAATATTATGGTTGGTAAAAGAGTAGTTATTTTAGGTTCTGGAGATATTGGACTAATAATGGCAAGACGTTTGACCTTTGAAGGAGCAAAGGTATTGGCTGTTGTAGAGAAGCTGCCTTATTCGAGCGGTCTTCAAAGAAACATAACACAATGTCTTGATGATTTTGGAATACCACTTTTATTAAGCCACACTGTTATAAAAATCGAAGGCCATGAAAGGGTTAAGAGTGTTACTATTGCAAAGGTTGATGAACAAGGCAACCCAATTCGCGGAACGTCTAAAAAGTTTGAATGTGACACTTTAATACTATCTGTTGGCTTAATACCTGAGAATGAATTGTCTTTAAATGCAGGTGTACATATTGATGATATTACTGGCGGTGCAAGAGTTGATGAAAATTTGCAGACCAGTGTTCCAGGAATATTTGCCTGCGGTAATGTTTTGCAGGTGCATGATTTGGTGGACTATGTATCAGCGGAGGGTGAATTGGCAGCTAGAACTGCTGTTGATTATATAAACGGCAGCATTAAAAATAAATCTGATATAACTGTTATTGCAGGCAATGGAATTAGATATGTATTGCCTCAGAGCATTTCACCAAATAAGGATATAACCTTTTCAATGAGGGTAACAAGCCCGTATAAAAATAAGACAATAATATTTAAAGACGGCAATAGGCAAATTAAGAAAAAGACCTTCAAAGCTCTAAACCCTGCAGAAATGGTAAGAATAGACTTAAAAGCTCAGGATTTAAATGATGTACGAAATTTGGAGGTGTTTATTGATGAGTAA
- a CDS encoding carbohydrate-binding protein yields MLNKKIIRFIGAITAAFLLACNISYSDPQTAYAAASKIEAENFTSQSGIRTEACAEGGENIGYIENGDYAVYSGIDFGSGKTSFTARVASATSGGNIELRLDSINGTLIGTCPVSGTGDFQNWVDVSCNLTGATGIHDLYLKFTGGSGYLFNINWFSFDGASSSKTLGDINADGSIDAIDLMLIKKHLLGAEAIENTASADLDASGAIDAIDFALMKQYLLGIITTFPGASVEPEDPEDPEEPQFNIPWDWAGVIGTGQSLSVGHFGTPVVSTTQPYNNLKLSLGNLNLTVPPYDSNNSQLKMVPLVEPIRNIGSGWHVAYPINIWGETPHTAMANQITALVKAAGGKDYITAHTVVGETGQGYEQLKKGAAVQSDLGHSYQAALFEVQAINRLAKAAGKTYGVGAITLVHGENDFNNQSYESCIRQLWSDYNKDIKAITGQTQNIPLFLVQQHSYMSTGTAVSTLAQWKAGVDYPNDIVCIGPNYQRTYGSDHVHLTANAYQQMGEKFGQVYYERVVLGNNWQPLQPTGATKSGNVITVNFHVPVGPLVWDTTLGAPNQSSNTEWKNGKGFEVTANGSKVTISSVEISGNSVKITCASNLPASGVKVGYAFTGGSSRANGTYRWGLLRDSDPFKGRSGVSQPNFCVAFEMGV; encoded by the coding sequence ATGCTAAATAAGAAAATAATAAGATTTATTGGTGCAATTACTGCAGCTTTTTTGCTTGCATGCAATATTAGCTACAGTGATCCTCAAACAGCGTATGCCGCTGCTTCTAAAATAGAAGCAGAAAATTTCACTTCCCAATCTGGGATTCGCACTGAAGCTTGTGCAGAGGGTGGCGAAAATATTGGGTATATAGAAAATGGAGATTATGCAGTTTACAGCGGTATTGATTTTGGCAGCGGAAAGACTAGCTTTACGGCAAGAGTAGCAAGTGCTACAAGTGGAGGAAATATTGAACTTAGGCTTGACAGTATTAATGGCACATTAATAGGTACATGTCCTGTTTCCGGAACGGGTGATTTTCAGAATTGGGTAGATGTAAGTTGTAATCTTACTGGTGCAACTGGAATACATGATTTATACCTAAAATTTACTGGGGGAAGCGGATATTTATTTAATATTAATTGGTTTAGTTTTGATGGAGCTAGCAGTTCTAAAACTTTAGGTGACATAAATGCTGATGGTTCAATAGATGCAATTGATCTAATGCTGATAAAGAAGCATCTTTTAGGAGCAGAAGCAATCGAAAATACTGCATCAGCAGATTTAGATGCCAGCGGAGCAATTGATGCAATTGATTTTGCTCTTATGAAGCAGTATTTACTTGGCATTATAACTACTTTCCCAGGAGCAAGTGTAGAGCCAGAAGATCCAGAGGATCCAGAAGAACCTCAGTTTAATATACCTTGGGATTGGGCTGGAGTAATTGGAACTGGTCAAAGCCTTTCAGTTGGACATTTTGGTACTCCAGTGGTATCTACAACTCAGCCTTATAACAATCTAAAATTATCATTAGGAAACTTAAATTTAACAGTTCCACCATACGATTCAAACAATAGTCAACTTAAAATGGTTCCACTAGTTGAGCCTATTAGAAATATTGGTTCTGGCTGGCATGTTGCTTATCCAATAAATATATGGGGAGAGACTCCACATACAGCTATGGCAAACCAAATAACTGCTTTGGTTAAGGCAGCAGGTGGTAAAGACTACATTACTGCACACACGGTAGTTGGTGAAACAGGTCAAGGTTACGAGCAATTAAAGAAGGGTGCAGCAGTTCAAAGTGATTTAGGTCATAGCTACCAAGCTGCATTGTTCGAGGTTCAAGCAATTAACCGTCTTGCAAAAGCAGCTGGTAAGACATACGGTGTTGGAGCAATTACTCTTGTACATGGAGAAAATGATTTCAACAATCAGTCCTATGAAAGCTGTATCCGTCAATTATGGTCTGATTATAATAAGGATATTAAAGCAATAACTGGACAAACACAGAATATACCTCTGTTTTTAGTACAGCAGCATTCATATATGAGTACTGGAACTGCAGTTTCAACATTGGCTCAGTGGAAGGCTGGAGTTGACTATCCAAATGATATCGTTTGTATAGGACCAAACTATCAACGTACTTATGGCAGCGACCATGTGCATTTGACAGCAAATGCATATCAACAGATGGGTGAAAAATTCGGTCAGGTATATTATGAAAGAGTTGTTCTAGGTAACAATTGGCAGCCATTACAACCTACTGGAGCTACAAAGAGCGGTAATGTGATAACAGTAAACTTCCATGTACCAGTAGGTCCTCTAGTTTGGGATACTACACTTGGAGCACCAAATCAGAGCAGCAATACTGAATGGAAAAATGGTAAAGGCTTTGAGGTTACAGCAAATGGTTCAAAAGTTACCATTAGTTCAGTTGAAATATCAGGAAATTCTGTAAAGATAACATGTGCAAGTAACCTTCCTGCATCAGGTGTAAAAGTAGGTTACGCCTTTACAGGTGGTAGTTCAAGAGCAAATGGAACATACCGTTGGGGCTTGCTGCGTGATTCAGATCCATTCAAAGGTAGATCAGGAGTTTCACAGCCTAACTTCTGCGTAGCTTTTGAAATGGGTGTATAG
- the hydG gene encoding [FeFe] hydrogenase H-cluster radical SAM maturase HydG, producing the protein MYNVKSMDSNEFIDDGEILESISEAKKLVKDQAEIDRILAKARQYKGLTHREAAVLLEIDDDETLEKMYKTAREVKEEIYGKRIVIFAPLYLSNYCVNNCKYCGFKCSNKIGRHKLTQEEIREEVRALEAMGHKRLLLEAGEDDENCPIEYILECIKTIYDEKFENGAIRRVNIDIAATTAENYKKLKNAKIGTYLLFQETYHKPTYLEMHKGPKHNYEWHTEAMDRAMLGGGIDDVGIGALYGLYDYHYETIALLMHAEHLEAVAGVGPHTISIPRLLPAEGVDYESFPYLVNDRDFKKLVAIIRLAVPYTGMILTTRESVDFRKELLEVGISQMSAGSSVDVGGYANRNTIDEEGLEEKPQFNLADHRKPIDVIKDLVKDGYIPSYCTACYREGRTGDRFMPLAKSGQIKNCCHPNALLTFEEYISDYADEELKQMGQKMIDAEIQNVPNEKQRERAADYLRKIRSGARDLRF; encoded by the coding sequence ATGTATAACGTAAAATCTATGGACTCAAACGAATTTATTGATGATGGTGAAATTTTAGAATCTATTAGTGAAGCAAAGAAGCTTGTAAAAGACCAAGCAGAAATAGATAGAATATTAGCCAAAGCAAGGCAATACAAGGGGCTTACACATAGAGAAGCTGCTGTCTTGCTTGAAATAGATGATGATGAAACTCTTGAAAAAATGTATAAAACTGCACGAGAAGTCAAGGAAGAAATTTACGGGAAGAGAATTGTAATATTTGCGCCTCTATATTTATCAAATTATTGTGTTAACAATTGTAAATACTGCGGCTTTAAATGTTCAAATAAAATAGGAAGACATAAGTTAACTCAAGAAGAAATAAGAGAAGAAGTTAGGGCATTAGAAGCCATGGGACACAAAAGACTGCTGCTTGAAGCAGGTGAAGACGATGAAAATTGTCCTATCGAATATATTTTGGAATGCATTAAAACAATCTATGATGAGAAGTTTGAAAATGGTGCAATCCGCAGAGTCAATATTGATATAGCTGCAACCACAGCAGAGAATTATAAAAAGCTGAAGAATGCTAAGATTGGAACTTACTTGCTATTCCAAGAAACATATCATAAGCCAACTTATTTAGAAATGCACAAGGGTCCAAAGCACAATTACGAGTGGCACACTGAGGCAATGGACAGAGCAATGCTAGGTGGCGGAATTGATGATGTTGGTATAGGAGCTTTGTATGGATTGTATGACTATCATTATGAAACAATTGCGCTGCTGATGCACGCTGAGCATTTAGAAGCAGTTGCAGGAGTTGGCCCTCATACAATTTCAATTCCGCGGCTTCTTCCTGCTGAAGGTGTTGACTATGAGTCCTTCCCCTATTTAGTAAATGACAGAGATTTTAAAAAGCTAGTTGCAATTATCCGCCTTGCAGTTCCTTATACAGGAATGATTCTGACAACACGTGAAAGTGTCGATTTTCGTAAAGAACTTCTTGAAGTGGGTATCTCTCAGATGAGTGCAGGCTCAAGTGTTGATGTAGGCGGTTATGCTAATAGAAATACTATTGATGAGGAAGGTTTAGAAGAAAAACCTCAGTTTAACCTTGCTGATCATAGAAAACCTATTGACGTTATAAAAGACCTTGTAAAAGATGGTTATATACCAAGCTATTGTACAGCCTGCTATAGAGAAGGCAGAACTGGCGACCGTTTTATGCCTTTAGCTAAATCAGGTCAAATTAAAAACTGTTGTCACCCTAATGCTTTGCTAACATTCGAGGAATATATAAGTGACTATGCTGATGAAGAACTAAAGCAAATGGGTCAAAAAATGATTGATGCCGAAATTCAAAATGTGCCTAATGAAAAGCAACGAGAAAGAGCTGCTGATTACCTGCGCAAAATTCGTAGTGGTGCAAGAGATTTGAGATTCTAA
- a CDS encoding uracil-DNA glycosylase, with protein MSTERINCRNCKYYYITWDANMPHGCKTFGFKTRQIPSVVVYQSSGQPCQGYEEKKQNSKLNN; from the coding sequence ATGTCAACAGAAAGGATTAACTGCCGTAATTGCAAATACTACTATATTACTTGGGATGCGAATATGCCGCATGGATGTAAAACATTTGGCTTCAAAACTAGGCAGATTCCATCTGTAGTAGTTTATCAATCATCAGGACAACCCTGTCAAGGCTATGAAGAAAAAAAACAGAACTCGAAGCTAAATAATTAA